ATTCAGCTTGAGGAAGTCAAAGCCTCCAGCCGTCAGAACCCCTTTATTCGCTTTGAGCAGGATAAAAAACTGTTCCGCAACGCACTGGAACTGGATGGCGTGACCAAAGGGTTTGATAACGGCCCGTTGTTTAGCGGTGTAAAAATGCTGGTGGAAGTCGGTGAGAAGGTGGCTATTCTCGGCACTAACGGTATTGGTAAATCCACGTTGCTGAAAACGCTGGTCGGCGAGCTGACGCCGGAATCCGGTTCGGTGAAATGGTCAGAGAACGCCAGCATCGGTTATTACGCTCAGGATCATGAATACGAATTTGATGGCGACCTCACGGTATTCGACTGGATGAGCCAGTGGAAGCAGGAGAGTGATGACGAGCAGGCGGTACGCAGTGTGCTGGGCCGGTTACTGTTCTCGCAAGATGACATCAGGAAGAAGGTGAAGGTGTTATCGGGCGGTGAGAAAGGCCGTATGTTGTTTGGCAAACTGATGATGCGAAAGCCCAATATCCTGATTATGGATGAGCCAACCAACCATTTGGATATGGAGTCTATCGAATCACTCAACATGGCGCTGGAGATGTATCAGGGCACGCTGCTGTTTGTCTCCCATGACCGGGAATTTGTCAGTTCACTGGCGACACGCATTGTCGAACTGACGCCGGGCAACGTGGTTGACTTTAGCGGTAACTATGAAGATTACCTGCGTAGTCGCGGGATTGAATAAATCTCTTTGAGCGTTCAAAAATAGAGCAGCCGTTTAAAACGGCTGTTTTTTTATAATCAGAAAAAAAAGTGCCGACAATAACGTCAATAATCTGAATTGTATGAAGGGATCAGCGGCTTTATCTTTATAGCTGCCTTTTAAAAGTAAAGTATCTAAAGTAACTTTCTTCTTCATGGTAAAGATCTAAAGTAAAAAAAGAAAATAAAAATAATCTGTGGCTGAAGGGGGTTTTATAAAAAATAGATAAAAATCAAAATAATAATATTTTTATTATAAGAGATATAAGTCATGCTTAAATCGATTAAGCTATTTGAGATCACAAAAAATATGTGTTTATAACGCATTGAGATATTTTCTCATTTCCTCTTTGTTGCGAATGGTTTCAAAAAAATCCCGCTGCGGATAGCGTCACATAAGGCACATAAATAATGAGCCTATTCCCAGGCCACTTGATAAAGATCAAGTCGGTAATGTTATTCCCATCATTATCCTATGCCAGCACGTAATTGTGTTACTCCGACCTTGCTACAGGAGAATAATAAAGAATGAATGGGGAAAATATGACGCTTTCCCATCACGGTATTAATCGCCGTGATTTTATGAAGCTATGTGCCGCACTGGCCGCCACCATGGGGTTAAAAGATGCAGCGGCAGCAGAAATGGCCCAGTCACTGACGTCTCCCCAGCGTCCGCCGGTGATTTGGATTGGCGCGCAGGAGTGTACCGGGTGTACCGAGTCCTTGCTGCGTTCCACCCACCCGACCATTGAAACCCTGCTGCTGAATACCATTTCGCTGGAATATCACGAGGTGCTGTCTGCCGCTTTTGGTGAGCAGGCCGAGGAGAATAAACACCGGGCGATTGAACGTTATAAAGGGAAATATGTGCTGGTGGTGGATGGGTCTATTCCGCTTAAAGATGGCGGCATCTATTGCATGGTGGCCGGTAAGCCGATTGTCGAACATATTCGTGCCGCGGCTGAACATGCGGCGGCGATTATCGCCATCGGTTCGTGTTCAGCCTGGGGTGGCGTGCCAGCGAGCGGGGTGAACCCGACCGGTGCGGTCAGTTTGCAGGACGTCTTACCGGGTAAAACGGTGATTAACATTCCGGGCTGTCCACCTAATCCGCATAACTTCCTGGCGACCGTCGCCCATGTCATTACCTACCAGCGCGCGCCTGCGCTCGATAGCCAGAACCGACCGAATTTCGCTTATGCCCGCCTGATTCACGAAAACTGTGAACGTCGCCCGCATTTTGACGCCGGTCGCTTTGCCAAAGAATTTGGCGATGAGGGGCATCGGCAGGGCTGGTGTCTCTACCATTTGGGGTGTAAAGGCCCGGAAACCTACGGCAACTGCTCGACGCTGGAGTTTTGCGATGTCGGCGGCGGTATCTGGCCGGTGGGTATCGGTCATCCTTGCTATGGCTGCAATGAAAAAGGCATCGGCTTTACCAAAGGTATTTTCCAGCTGGCAAACGTAGAAAACCCGACGCCACGTGTGGAAAAACCAGCCGTGACCAGCCCTGAAGGCGGGAACAGCTCTGCCAGTGCCACCGGGCTTATCGGTGGGGTACTGGGAGCCGTCGCCGGAGTGAGCCTGATGGCGGTACGTGAGTTAGGCCGTCAGCAACAGCAGCAGGATCGCGGAAATTCATCCCGGGAGGGTTAAGCGGTGAACAGACGCCATTTTTTCAAGCTGGCCTCCGCTGGGGCGCTATTGGCTGGGGCACCGCTGGCAACACAGGCGGCGGCAACCAACCGGGCACCGATCCCCGGAGCGCTGGGCATGCTATATGACTCGACACTGTGTGTCGGGTGTCAGGCGTGCGTCAGCAAATGCCAGCAGCTCAACAAGCTCGACTATAAACCGGACAGTACGGTGTATGCCGGTGGTGCCGCAACGTGGTCGAATAACGACAAACTCAGCCCGTACACCAACAACATCATTCAGGTATGGAGCAGCGGCGAGGGTAAAAACAAGGATCAGGTGAAAGACGGTTACGCCTACATCAAAAAACAGTGCATGCACTGTGTTGATCCTAACTGTGTGTCGGTGTGTCCGGTGTCGGCGCTGAAGAAAGACCCGAAAACCGGCGTGGTGCATTACGACGCCAGTATTTGTACCGGCTGTCGCTACTGCATGGTGGCGTGCCCGTTCAATGTGCCGAAGTACGACTATGAGAACGCGCTCGGCAAGATCCACAAATGTGAACTGTGCAACCAGCCGGAACTGGCAAGGCTCGATAAAGGCGGTATGCCGGGGTGTGTGGAAGTCTGTCCGACCGGGGCGGTGATTTACGGTAACCGTGAACAATTGCTGGAAGAAGCGAAACGTCGACTGGCGCTGAAACCGGGTGATGAATACGCCTATCCGCGGCAGACGCTGGACAGGAAAGACACCTATCTGCGTACCGTACCGAGCTATGAGCGTTACGTGTATGGCGAGAAAGAGGCCGGTGGAACCCAGGTGCTGGTGCTGGCCGGTGTGCCTTACCAGAATCTGGAAATGCCAGCGCTCGACCCGCTTTCTACCGGGGCGCGTTCAGAGCACATCCAGCATACGTTGTACAAGGGTATGGTGCTGCCGCTGGCGGTGCTGGCCGGGCTGTCGGTGCTGGTGCACCGTAATACCCGTGCCGAACGGGCGGCGGAGAATCACTCAGAGGAGAAACCCCATGACGGCGCATAAAGCAAGTCCATTGGGTGGGCGGCTGGTGAGCAAGCCGGTAATGCTGCTGGCTCCGCTGGTAGCGATTTGCGCGATCCTTATCGTGAAGCGTCTGTTTCTCGGCATCGGCTCGGTGGCCGATCTGAACGGTGGCTACCCGTGGGGGATCTGGATTGCGTTTGACCTGCTGGTCGGCACCGGTTTTGCGTGTGGCGGCTGGGCGCTGGCCTGGGCGGTGTACGTGTTCAACCGGGGCGAATATCACCCGCTGGTACGACCGGCACTGCTCGCCAGCCTGTTCGGTTATTCGCTCGGTGGCTTGTCTATCACCATCGACGTCGGGCGTTACTGGAACCTGCCTTACTTCTATATTCCCGGCTACTTCAATACCAACTCGGTGCTGTTTGAAACCGCCGTGTGTATGACGATTTATATCGGCGTGATGGCGCTGGAGTTTGCGCCGGTGGTGCTGGAACGTTTGGGCTGGAAGGTGTCGCTAAAGCGGCTCAACAAGGTGATGTTTTTCATCATCGCGCTGGGGGCGCTATTACCGACCATGCACCAGTCATCAATGGGATCGCTGATGATTTCCGCTGGTTACAAGGTGCATCCGCTGTGGCAGAGCTATGAACTGCTGCCGCTGTTGTCACTGCTGACGGCATTCATCATGGGCTTTTCGATAGTGATTTTCGAAGGCTCACTGGTACAAGCCGGGCTAAAAGGGCGGGGGCCGGACGAGCAGGCGCTGTTTCGCAAACTGACGGTGCTGACGCGCGTGCTGGTGCTGCTGTTTTTACTGCTGCGGGTGGGGGAAATCGTCTGGCATCAGAAAACGGCGCTGGTGTTTGCCGGCGATCGCTTTGCGCTGATGTTCTGGTGCGAAATGGCGCTGATGCTGGTGCCGCTGGTGGTGCTTCAGCAATCGCGCTGTCGTCATGATGCCCGCTGGCTGTTTGTCAGCGCACTCTGCATGTTGTTCGGCGCGGCGCTGTGGCGTCTTAGCTACTCGCTGCTGGCGTTTAACCCCGGCAATGGCTACCACTATTTTCCCAAAGCGCAGGAAATCCTTATCTCTATCGGCTTTGTCGCCATTGAGGTCTGCGCCTACATCTTGTTAATCCGTCTGCTGCCGGTACTGCCCGCGCTCACAGGCGAACACACGCATCATCAGGCTGAGGTAAAGCATGAGCCAACGCATCACCATTGATCCCATTACCCGTATCGAAGGGCATCTGCGCATTGACTGCGAAATAGAAAACGGCAAAGTCACCAAGGCCTGGTCATCCGGCACCATGTGGCGCGGTATGGAAGAAATCGTCAAAGGGCGTGATCCGCGTGACGCCTGGATGATCGTGCAGCGCATTTGCGGTGTGTGCACCACGGTACATGCTATTGCCTCGGTACGTGCGGTAGAACACGCGCTGGGTTTGAATGTGCCGGTGAATGCCCAGCACATCCGTAACCTGATTCTGGCCGCGCACAGTATTCACGACCATATCGTGCATTTTTATCAGTTGTCGGCGCTGGACTGGGTGGATGTCACCTCCGCGCTGAAAGCTGACCCGCAAAAAGCGGCGGCGATGTTAAAGGGGCTTTCTCACTGGCCGCTGAACAGCGCCGAAGAGTTCACCCGCGTACAGCAGAAACTGAATGACCTGGTGGCCAGCGGCCAGTTGGGGATTTTCGCCAACGGTTACTGGGGGCACCCGGCCATGTCGCTGCCGCCGGAAGTAAACCTGATAGCCGTTGCTCACTACTTGCAGGCGCTGGAGTGCCAGCGTGATGCCAACCGTATTGTGGCGATCCTCGGCGGTAAATCACCCCACATTCAGAATCTGGCGGTCGGCGGGGTCGCCAACCCGATTAATCTCGATGCGCCCGGTGTGCTTAACCTTGAGCGCCTGATGTATGTGAAAAGCTTTATCGACCGGCTGGGCGATTTTATCGAGCAAGTCTACAAAGTCGATTGTGCCGTCATTGCCGCGCATTACCCGCAATGGCTGACGCTTGGGCGTGGCGCTGACCATTACCTGAGCGTGCCGGAGTTACCGACCGATAACAAGAACGGCAGTTTCCTGTTGCCGGGCGGCTATATCGAAAATAGCGACCTGTCGAGCTATCGCCCGATTACCAGCCACAGCGATAAATTCCTGATAGAAGGGATCCGCGAGAGCGGTAAGCACGCCTGGTATCAGGACGATCAGCCGCTGGCCCCGTGGGAGGGTTTGACGCGCCCGAACTACACCGGCTGGCATGAAGAGGGCAAATACTCGTGGGTGAAATCGCCAACCTTCTACGGCAAAACCGTCGAAGTCGGCCCGCTGGCGTGGTTACTGTGTAGTCTGGCGGCGAAACACAGCGGTACGCAGGCGCATTTTGGCGCGATAAAAACGGCTTATCAGGCATTAAGCGGTCGCCAACTGGAAGAAAAACACCTGCACTCCACATTAGGCCGGGTGATTGGCCGCACCGTGCACTGCTGTGTGCTGAAAGATACGCTGGCACAGCAGTGGCAGGCGCTGGTGGACAACATCGGCAAAGGCGATCACCAGACCTTCATCAAGCCGGATTTTTCGCCGGATACCGAGTTTCACGGCGTCGGCTTTGGTGAAATGCCGCGCGGCATGTTGTCGCACTGGGTGGTGTTTAAAAACGGCAAGATCACCAACTATCAGGCGGTGGTGCCGTCCACCTGGACCTCTTGCCCGCGTAACGGCGACGACAAGCCCGGCCCGTACGAGCAGTCGCTGGTTGGTACGCCGGTGGCAGATCCGCATAAACCGCTGGAAGTGGTGCGCACTATTCACTCGTTCGACCCGTGCATGTCCTGCGCGGTGCATGTGGTGGATACGGTTAATGGCAACGAAGTGACCCGGGTGAAGGTGCTGTAATGAACATACTGGTGCTGGGAATTGGCAATATTCTGCTGCGAGATGAAGGGGTCGGGGTGCGGCTGGTGGAGCAACTGGAGCAGCGTTTTGCGCTGACGCCCGCCGTCGATATCGTTGACGGCGGCACCTGCGGCATGGAACTGATGGAGTGCATGGCCGGACGCGACCATTTAATTGTCGCGGATGCGGTGCTGACCGGAAAGCCTGCCGGAGCGGTGACGGTACTGCGCGATGACGAGGTGCCCGCCTTGTTTACCCGTAAAATTTCCCCGCACCAGTTGGGACTGGCCGATGTGCTGATGGCACTGCGGCTTACGGGTGAATTCCCCCGTCGTTTGACGCTCATCGGCGTCGAGCCTGACTCGCTGGAGTCCGGTATCGGCCTGTCTGATACCGTCACCCGTGCGCTGGAGCCTGCCATGGCCGAAATGCTGGCCGCGCTGCGCCAAAGTGGTGTGGCAGCAGCAGAATTGCAGCCACAGGAGGCGTGAGATGGCGCAACAGCAGCAGGACGTTACGGCCAGCGAAACGGATGTGAATTCGACAGGAATACCGGGTGAGCGCAAGGAAATGGCGTGGATTGACGGGCATGATCAGAACCCGGCAGCCTGGCTGGAGGCTCAGTTTAGCCATATTGCGCGCGAGCGTATGCACCGGTTGCCGTTTTACCGTGAAGGGATCCCGGTGCAGGCCTGCGGTTTTACGCTGTTTGAACAGCAGTGGATAGGGTGTCTGCTGACGCCCTGGACGTTAAGCCTGCTGGTGTTGCCAGGGCCCGGGCAGCAGTGGCCTCATCGTGAAGTGTCCACCCGTCTGGCACTGGCGTTGCCCTGCGGCAGTGTGACCTTTGTGGTCAGTGAAAGTGATGGCGGGCAGCAGTACCTCTCTTGCTCGCTGATGTCGCCGCTTGACCCGTCACTGGATGCAGAACACGCCCTGCAACTGGCGCAGCAAAGTGTGCGCATGGCGCTGGCTTTGCCGGTGCGCGATGCCGATGCACCGCAAGACTTAAGCCGCCGGGCGCTGTTTGGCCGTTATCGGAGTGGTCATCATGCATGAAATTTCCATGTGCTATAACGCACTGGAACTTATTGAGCAGCAAGCGCGCCAGCACGGTGCCCGTCGGGTGACGGGCGTGTGGCTGGAAATCGGTGCACTGTCGTGCATTGAGGAGAGCGCGCTGCGATTCTGTTTTGAGTCGGTCTGTCGTCAGACGCTGGCCGATGGTTGCCAGTTGCATCTGGCGATACGCCCGGCGCAGGCCTGGTGCTGGGAATGCAGCCAGGCGGTGGAGGTTGTCAGCCACGACAGCGGTTGCCCGCGTTGCGGTAGCCTCAATCTGCGCGTTGACAGCGGCGACAGCCTGCAATTAAAGCAACTGGCGGTTGAGTAACACGCGGCGAACGCCGCGTGCCATCCGTTCAATGCGGTCTGGTTGACCGAAGGAGTTATAGCAATGTGTACCACATGCGGTTGTGGCGAAGGAGAACGCCGGATTGAAGGTGATGAGACAGCGCACTCACACCCTCATCCCCATACGCACGAGCATCCTCACGAACATGCCCACGATCATCACCATCATAACGAACACCACCATGAGATTGGGGCGCAGTCTGCTACGCCGGGTGTGATCATTCATCATCACCATTACTACTATCACCACGGCGACGTTCATCACCATTATCATGGCGCGGCGCGCCCGCACGGGCATCATGCCCATTCGCATGCTGCGCATCACCCTCATGACCACGCGCAGCATGATAATCACCATACTCATGAGCATGATCACGCGCATTCCCATCCTGCCCGGCCAGAGGCTCCCTTTGAGCCGGTAGAACAGGCGCAACACCTGCACTATGGACAAGGGGCGGCGGGCACACACGCGCCGGGCATTGGCCAGCAGCGCTTGTTGCAGATTGAAATGGATGTGTTGAGCAAGAATAACCAGCTTGCCGCGCATAACCGCGAGCACTTTGATGACGCGCATATTCTGGCGCTGAATCTGGTTTCCAGCCCTGGGTCGGGCAAGACCACGCTACTGACCAACACCCTGCATCTGATAGGAAAAAACCTGCCCTGTGCGGTGATTGAAGGCGATCAGCAGACCACCAACGATGCCGAACGTATCCGCGCAACTGGTGTTCCGGCGATTCAGGTCAACACCGGCAAGGGCTGCCATCTCGATGCGCAAATGGTGCATGACGCCATGCACCGCCTGCCGCTGCCCGCCGGTAGCCTGCTGTTTATTGAAAACGTCGGCAATCTGGTGTGCCCGGCGGGGTTTGACCTGGGTGAACGCCACAAAATCGCGGTGCTGTCTGTGACCGAAGGTGAAGACAAGCCGCTGAAATATCCACACATGTTTGCTGCCGCGTCCCTGATGATTATCAACAAGATAGACCTGCTTCCCTATCTCGATTTTGATGTCGAGGCCTGTGTGGCCAACGCGCGTCGCGTCAACCCGCACATTGAGGTGATTGCGCTATCGGCGCGTACCGGTGAGGGCATGGAAAGCTGGCTGTCGTGGCTGGAAAAACAGTTGACCGCCCTGGCGCAGGCCTTGACACCACCCTCGTTGCCGCTAGCGGAGAGCTGATTATGTGTTTGGGTGTTCCCGGTAAAGTGGTTGCCGTCGGGCCGGATCTGCATTATCCGGCGCGGGTGGATGTATGTGGCGTGCAGCGTGAGGTGAATATCGCGCTGGTCTGTGAGGGCTCTCCGGCGAGTCTGGTGGGGCAGTGGGTGCTGGTGCACGTCGGCTTTGCCATGAGCCTGCTCGATGAGCAGGAAGCGCAGGAGACACTGGAGGCGCTACAGTCGATGCAGGCTGTCGGGCTGGAGCTCGATGAAGTCAGGCAAACCGGAGCCGTCTATGCAGTACGTGGATGAATTTCGTGACCCCGAATTAGCCAAAGCGCTGGTGCAACGGATTCAGGCGCTGGTAGATGACATGCCGGAACTGAAAACCCGGCCGTTGCAATTGATGGAAGTGTGTGGCGGTCATACCCATGCCATCTTCAAGTTTGGCATTGACCGGCTGTTACCGGCGGAAATTGAATTTGTGCACGGGCCAGGCTGCCCGGTGTGCGTGCTGCCGATGGGGCGCATTGATGCCTGCCTGGACATCGCCGCGCGCCCGGAGGTCATCTTCTGTACCTTTGGTGATGCCATGCGCGTGCCGGGGCGCAACGGATCGTTGCTGGATGCCCGCCGCCATGGCGCAGACGTGCGCGTGGTCTATTCCCCGCTGGATGCGCTGGCGCTGGCGCAGCAACACCCCGATCGGCAGGTGGTGTTTTTCGGTTTAGGCTTTGAAACCACCATGCCCGGCAGCGCGCTGACGCTGCAACAGGCCAAACGCCGTGGGGTGCACAATTTTTCGCTGTTCTGCCAGCACATTACCATCATCCCGACCCTGCAAAGCCTGCTGGAGCAGCCGGATTTACGCATTGACGGCTTTCTGGCTCCGGGGCATGTCAGCATGGTAATTGGTGCACACCCGTATCAGCCTTTGTGT
This sequence is a window from Dickeya aquatica. Protein-coding genes within it:
- the hypA gene encoding hydrogenase maturation nickel metallochaperone HypA; translation: MHEISMCYNALELIEQQARQHGARRVTGVWLEIGALSCIEESALRFCFESVCRQTLADGCQLHLAIRPAQAWCWECSQAVEVVSHDSGCPRCGSLNLRVDSGDSLQLKQLAVE
- the hybA gene encoding hydrogenase 2 operon protein HybA is translated as MNRRHFFKLASAGALLAGAPLATQAAATNRAPIPGALGMLYDSTLCVGCQACVSKCQQLNKLDYKPDSTVYAGGAATWSNNDKLSPYTNNIIQVWSSGEGKNKDQVKDGYAYIKKQCMHCVDPNCVSVCPVSALKKDPKTGVVHYDASICTGCRYCMVACPFNVPKYDYENALGKIHKCELCNQPELARLDKGGMPGCVEVCPTGAVIYGNREQLLEEAKRRLALKPGDEYAYPRQTLDRKDTYLRTVPSYERYVYGEKEAGGTQVLVLAGVPYQNLEMPALDPLSTGARSEHIQHTLYKGMVLPLAVLAGLSVLVHRNTRAERAAENHSEEKPHDGA
- the hybE gene encoding hydrogenase-2 assembly chaperone translates to MAWIDGHDQNPAAWLEAQFSHIARERMHRLPFYREGIPVQACGFTLFEQQWIGCLLTPWTLSLLVLPGPGQQWPHREVSTRLALALPCGSVTFVVSESDGGQQYLSCSLMSPLDPSLDAEHALQLAQQSVRMALALPVRDADAPQDLSRRALFGRYRSGHHA
- a CDS encoding HyaD/HybD family hydrogenase maturation endopeptidase, whose amino-acid sequence is MNILVLGIGNILLRDEGVGVRLVEQLEQRFALTPAVDIVDGGTCGMELMECMAGRDHLIVADAVLTGKPAGAVTVLRDDEVPALFTRKISPHQLGLADVLMALRLTGEFPRRLTLIGVEPDSLESGIGLSDTVTRALEPAMAEMLAALRQSGVAAAELQPQEA
- the hypB gene encoding hydrogenase nickel incorporation protein HypB; its protein translation is MCTTCGCGEGERRIEGDETAHSHPHPHTHEHPHEHAHDHHHHNEHHHEIGAQSATPGVIIHHHHYYYHHGDVHHHYHGAARPHGHHAHSHAAHHPHDHAQHDNHHTHEHDHAHSHPARPEAPFEPVEQAQHLHYGQGAAGTHAPGIGQQRLLQIEMDVLSKNNQLAAHNREHFDDAHILALNLVSSPGSGKTTLLTNTLHLIGKNLPCAVIEGDQQTTNDAERIRATGVPAIQVNTGKGCHLDAQMVHDAMHRLPLPAGSLLFIENVGNLVCPAGFDLGERHKIAVLSVTEGEDKPLKYPHMFAAASLMIINKIDLLPYLDFDVEACVANARRVNPHIEVIALSARTGEGMESWLSWLEKQLTALAQALTPPSLPLAES
- the hypD gene encoding hydrogenase formation protein HypD, producing the protein MQYVDEFRDPELAKALVQRIQALVDDMPELKTRPLQLMEVCGGHTHAIFKFGIDRLLPAEIEFVHGPGCPVCVLPMGRIDACLDIAARPEVIFCTFGDAMRVPGRNGSLLDARRHGADVRVVYSPLDALALAQQHPDRQVVFFGLGFETTMPGSALTLQQAKRRGVHNFSLFCQHITIIPTLQSLLEQPDLRIDGFLAPGHVSMVIGAHPYQPLCEQFNKPFVVTGFEPLDILQALLMLVQQLHDGRCEVENQYRRIVPDSGNVLAQQAVAEVFETKAHSEWRGLGDIANSGMQLRQEYAEFDAERRFNPPQQQVADEPLSRCGDVLTGRCKPGDCPLFGARCTPQNAIGALMVSSEGACAAYYQYRRECA
- the hybC gene encoding hydrogenase 2 large subunit; amino-acid sequence: MSQRITIDPITRIEGHLRIDCEIENGKVTKAWSSGTMWRGMEEIVKGRDPRDAWMIVQRICGVCTTVHAIASVRAVEHALGLNVPVNAQHIRNLILAAHSIHDHIVHFYQLSALDWVDVTSALKADPQKAAAMLKGLSHWPLNSAEEFTRVQQKLNDLVASGQLGIFANGYWGHPAMSLPPEVNLIAVAHYLQALECQRDANRIVAILGGKSPHIQNLAVGGVANPINLDAPGVLNLERLMYVKSFIDRLGDFIEQVYKVDCAVIAAHYPQWLTLGRGADHYLSVPELPTDNKNGSFLLPGGYIENSDLSSYRPITSHSDKFLIEGIRESGKHAWYQDDQPLAPWEGLTRPNYTGWHEEGKYSWVKSPTFYGKTVEVGPLAWLLCSLAAKHSGTQAHFGAIKTAYQALSGRQLEEKHLHSTLGRVIGRTVHCCVLKDTLAQQWQALVDNIGKGDHQTFIKPDFSPDTEFHGVGFGEMPRGMLSHWVVFKNGKITNYQAVVPSTWTSCPRNGDDKPGPYEQSLVGTPVADPHKPLEVVRTIHSFDPCMSCAVHVVDTVNGNEVTRVKVL
- the hybB gene encoding Ni/Fe-hydrogenase cytochrome b subunit, whose product is MTAHKASPLGGRLVSKPVMLLAPLVAICAILIVKRLFLGIGSVADLNGGYPWGIWIAFDLLVGTGFACGGWALAWAVYVFNRGEYHPLVRPALLASLFGYSLGGLSITIDVGRYWNLPYFYIPGYFNTNSVLFETAVCMTIYIGVMALEFAPVVLERLGWKVSLKRLNKVMFFIIALGALLPTMHQSSMGSLMISAGYKVHPLWQSYELLPLLSLLTAFIMGFSIVIFEGSLVQAGLKGRGPDEQALFRKLTVLTRVLVLLFLLLRVGEIVWHQKTALVFAGDRFALMFWCEMALMLVPLVVLQQSRCRHDARWLFVSALCMLFGAALWRLSYSLLAFNPGNGYHYFPKAQEILISIGFVAIEVCAYILLIRLLPVLPALTGEHTHHQAEVKHEPTHHH
- the hybO gene encoding hydrogenase 2 small subunit, which gives rise to MNGENMTLSHHGINRRDFMKLCAALAATMGLKDAAAAEMAQSLTSPQRPPVIWIGAQECTGCTESLLRSTHPTIETLLLNTISLEYHEVLSAAFGEQAEENKHRAIERYKGKYVLVVDGSIPLKDGGIYCMVAGKPIVEHIRAAAEHAAAIIAIGSCSAWGGVPASGVNPTGAVSLQDVLPGKTVINIPGCPPNPHNFLATVAHVITYQRAPALDSQNRPNFAYARLIHENCERRPHFDAGRFAKEFGDEGHRQGWCLYHLGCKGPETYGNCSTLEFCDVGGGIWPVGIGHPCYGCNEKGIGFTKGIFQLANVENPTPRVEKPAVTSPEGGNSSASATGLIGGVLGAVAGVSLMAVRELGRQQQQQDRGNSSREG
- the hybG gene encoding hydrogenase maturation factor HybG; the encoded protein is MCLGVPGKVVAVGPDLHYPARVDVCGVQREVNIALVCEGSPASLVGQWVLVHVGFAMSLLDEQEAQETLEALQSMQAVGLELDEVRQTGAVYAVRG